The sequence TAATGTAAAATGGGAGGTTAATTTCTGAGTGGCTGGGTCTTCATCTGGTACGGGGTCTGTCAGAGGGGGCGCAGGAATAAGGGTAACTGAGTTAACTGTCCCTTTTACCCTGAAGTCTCCAGAGATTCCTCAGATTTTGGATCaactgaaaagaaagaaaaataattgatTCAGGAAGACAAAAACAATCAGTAAAATGTCATTCTCTTCCATGATCTGCAGCTACCAGGGCGATGGTACTACTATTAAGagctttcccttcaccctgccctggttcttgtcatgcagacagaaagtaGAAGAGCAGAAGTAGTGCACCTCTGATCCTACCCCTTATAATGTATGGTCATTTTGGAGGGttctgggtctgggggcttcagTACCACTTCTTTCATATCCCATGGGAGgagtaaggagtgaggttgtgctccagtcagggacagggatttctttggcttttagtgtttcttataccttcccctcccatcccccttgccctcccgactggttgcttgaccttatCTCGGGAGAGGAGTTGAGGCAGGACTGTCCTTCAAGTGACTGCTTTTATATTACACACCCATTCTGCCCAACAACACTTTAGCACTATCTCTTATCTCTTTTCACCTGATCTGCTTGTGGGCAGATGTAACACCCAGTATCTTTGTTCTTTGTTCATACATATTagtaagaatataaaaatatcaaaagtcAAATGAGCAAACaagacccaaaattctatctcaggcaaaTATACAGGTCTGAGTACTACATTATCATCACTAACACTCCTAAGAGCTACCCCCTCTCCTACCCAGCAAGAGACACTGTAAGAAGAGAAGCTGGAGAACTAGCTATGGAATCGTCTCCCAGTTACTCCATTTCCAGCTTCTCCCTCAAGGAGGCAAAATGGAAAGGAAGTAGGCGCACGAAGTACGAGGGGAGCTCCCAAATACTCCGGTCCAGGCTTCTCCCAGCAAGGCTGCTGTAGGGAAGGAGGCAGGACAGCTGGTTGTGACGGAGCTTCCAGCTATGCGACTCCCTACAGGAAGCACTGTAATTAGAGTGGCAGGAGTGCTGGCTGTAGCAGGTGCTCCAGGCTACTCCAGTCTCTGCGTCTCACAGCCAGCGGCACCATAGGGAGCAGGAGATGAGCTCTGACTGTGGAACCTCAGTCTAGGGAGAGGGCTGAAGTGCTTTACACTCTTACCTGTTTTTCTTCTCCTGAGCATGAGGCCAACGAGAGCAGCAAGGAAGATGAAAGTAGCAATGAAGGTTCCCACAAGCCCATTAGATGTTTTTTGCTCTGTTGGAGAAAGAGGGGGAGTCAGTGATGTGAAGCTCATCTGAGTCTGTTTGAGAGAGCTAAAATTCTTCACACAGATCACacacagggcagagctgggatcctgTTGGAGGAGAGATGTGCAAGGTTTCTGGGGAAAGATTAGGATCTCATTAGAACAGTGCTACAGGGAGCAGGGACTAAGCTGAGTTCCtattggggaaggaagggggtgggggcaaagaaGGTCCTGGTTCCCTTGGAGACAACAGTGTATAGGGGTCCTTGGGGCATGGTTGGgttagaaccatagaatatcagggttggaagggaccccagaaggtcatctagtccaaccccctgctcgaagcaggaccaattcccagttaaatcatcccagccagggctttgtcaagcttgaccttaaaaacttctaaggaaggagattctaccacctccctaggtaacgcattctagtgtttcaccaccctcctagtgaaaaagtttttcctaatatccaacctaaatttcccccactgcaacttgagaccattactccttgtcttgtcctcttctaccactgagaatagtctagaaccatcttctctggaaccacctctcagatagttgaaagcagctatcaaatcccccctcattcttctcttccgcagactaaacaatcccagttccctcagcctctcctcataagtcatgtgttccagacccctaatcatttttgttgcccttcgctgaactctctccaatttatccacatccttcttgtagtgtggggcccaaaactggacacagtactccagatgaggcctcaccaatgtcgaatagagggggacgatcacgtccctcgatctgctcgctatgcccctacttatacatcccaaaatgccattggccttcttggcaacaagggcacactgctgactcatatccagcttctcgtccactgtcacccctaggtccttttctgcagaactgctgcctagccatttggtccctagtctgtagctgtgcattgggttcttccgtcctaagtgcaggaccctgcacttatccttattgaatctcaccagatttcttttggcccaatcctccaatttgtctaggttcccaATAAGGAGTCCGTGTGCTGCCTTTTTGCTCCCTTGAAATCACTGCCCCCTTAACAGTGTAAGGTGCTGCATGATGCAGAGAACATGCTTTACAAAGAGCTGTAGAGGGTgcaatgagagctgaggaagtgcgACTGCCAGGAGAAGCCAGGAGAGGAAAGAACGGATGGGGAATGAGGGCAGGCAGGGGAAATGGGAGGGTGCTCCAAATGGGATGGGGCTTCAGTACCCCAGAATTGAGAGGTGAGGGAAAAGCTGGAGCTAGGAGATCAGAGGGTTGAAGCAAAAGCTGAGAGGCAGGGGCAATAAGGAGAACTCGCCCTACTTTCCCCCTGTTTACCTGGTGTCCTGAGCTGGGCACTAGCTGTAATTGGCTCTTCAAGGGCCAGATGTGAGACATGGCAGCTGTAGGTGACAGGTCCCAGCTCTATGGCTGTGTTGATACTCAGGTATGAATTGATGCCATAGGTGCCATCCTGGGCTTGCCTATGGCTGGAGAAGTATGTGCTTGAGCCTGAGATAGGGATCTTGTCCTTGTCGTCAGGGGCCTCCCGTGTCCACTTCACTGACACATCCAGGGGGTAATAGCCAGAGATCTCACAGGTCAGGGTAGTGGCTCCATCCCCCTCACGTGACACCAACTCTGGGAACAAACGGACTCTCGGGGGCTCTGGAGGGGggcaaacaggaaattaaatccAGCTGGTGATAAACTGTGTTTGAGGGAATGGAGTAGTACAGAGGAGTCCCTCATCCCcactgggtggggctggggaagcaaggaggggagcagagagataCGGGGAATGGTCAGGTTCCAGTGAATGGGGCCTGTCTCCCCTATTGCCCCCTGACTAGGTATTCTTAAAGCATCATTGCCTCACCGACCAACTGCAGCTGGATGATGTTCTGGGCCTGGTGCTGGGGGGTGGACACTAAACAGATGTATGTCCCTTCATCCCCCACACCCACTCCTTGCAGGCTAAGCGATGCATCTCCAGTCTCCAGCAGCTGCACCACATCCACGTGGGCCGTTGACTGTTCTGCTTGTGCCACGTCCCCCGCCTGGTAGTGGAAAACTCTACGCCCGCTGCCTCGGTACTGCAGCCTCCACTCCAGCGAGGCCAGCGGAGAGCTGGAAGCCAAGGCAAAGCTGCAGTCCAGGGTGACGGAGGTGCCAAGTCGGGTACGCAAAGTAGGGGTGCGAGATGACAACTGGAATTCAACTAGGAacaaagagaaggagaaagacaaaTAGACTGAGAGAGTGTTAAATATATGTGGTTATGGAAGACTCCCCCTGGCAGGACACCAGGGACTGGGTCACAGCTCCACCCACCTGGAGAAAGCATGCTGTGGACTGACTGGCCATGCTGGGTTGAAGGGTTGGACATGTGTCTCCCCACAAGAAGATCCCATCCTGCAGGCTGCAGAGCTATTAGCAGGATACGGGGAGTAAGTGTATATTGCTCTCCTTGCTACACCGAACTCTTGGAGAGCAGACACAGCACTTGCCAAGGGTCACAGTGGTGTGGCAAataatgaacataagaacggccatactgggtcagaccaaaggtccatctaacccagtatcctgtcttctgacagtggccaatgccaggtgccccagaggcaatgaacagaacaggtaatcatcaagtgatccatcccctgtcgcacattcccagcttctggcaaacagaggctagagacaccatccctgcccatcctggctaatagccattgatgaacctatcctccatgaacttatctagcccTTTttcaaaccctgttatagtcttataGTGACAGTGGTGGGGAGAACAGCGGGGCCAGAACTGGGGAGTCAAGGGGCACAGAAGTGCAAGGGCAGAGTGATCAAGGGATCACACTGGTGGCCCAGCGGTTACATCCAGCAGATAGCAGGAGGGCCCCGTACATTTGAGCTTCCCTCAAGAAGGGAAGGATATCTATCCTGCTGACTCACAGCACGTGCAGTCCTTTTCTCTAGTTCCCTTAAGTCCCAGACTACAGAGTGGGGTGCTATTCCTGGGGTCTCTAGTTCCCCTAGCACTCCTTAATGTggaggcttcagccctggagtgTCTGGCTCCCCTAGTGCTCCCTGGTGCAGTAGGTGAATTCTCTCATCAACCCTAAAGTCTTTTCCCCTCATTCGCCACTTTCTTTACCTGTGGTCAGCACTGTGCCCTCCTTGCTTATAGGAACCTTCAGCCTTGGGTGCAGTACAGCCATTCTCTCATCTTCTTCCCTGACATTGCTGACCTTCAGCACCAGGGCTATGCTGATCCCACTGGATAACTTCAGGGTCCCCATGAACCAGgaggcctggctgggcccctcATCTGCCAGGTGTAAGCTGTATGGAGAGATCTCACAGGTCACTTTCTCCCCAGCACAGTCTGCATGCAGCAGGGATTCCGCATATGGGATGGGTACCAAAGTTTCTGTAATGAGAAAGAGAAGACATGTAGTTTGATGAATGGAACAGGAAAAACAGGATCAAGTTTCAGTAGGGACCTAATCTGGTGAGACACCAAGGGCTGTGTCTACACCTAGTGTAAAATGGGGTCAGGCTTCTGCTATGCAAACACAAGAGCCTTAGCATGTAACATTGGTCTCCCAGCTTGTTTCATATATTCCTCAGTTTACCTGTTTGCTTTAACTTTGCAGCCAGACTGGATAAGCTCAAAGGCTGTTGGGGAAAAACAACAGGGAACAAAACAATAACAGACAGACGATACCTTAAGGGAACAATAGGGAGAGCTATAAATTGGGAAATACCTACCTGCCTACATACCAACCATGCTAGCAAGGTTTATTCTTCCCAAGCCTAAACCTAGGAGCAAAGGGGATGCTGAAACCTTAAAGGTTCCAGCCTAAAAAAGGAAGAGGTATTGAGGGTGCAGCAACAGCTAGAGATGAGTGTTTGTCAAAGAGAAAATCTACCTGCCAAATCCATTATTGTTACTGAAGCACATGCCAATCTTTCTTGTTGCCCTGCACTCTCTTCAGCTATACTCCCCATGACAAAATATGGGAGCACTTTAAATAATTTGTTAATACTGTATATTGGCCTGGCTCTGGTGAGGTGGTTTTTGTGAGAATGTCTTCGATTAAGGGCTTCCCAACAGgtatgtagccagacagccagccccccccccctcagaccagcattgctggaaacacaggaggaagcaggaacagggcacttaacatatattccagcacagcctttgaagctgtgaaagcacaggtgtgctgctacaatgtgcctctgggaacagatacaacgattaagctcacagcaggcagaggccctgtgacagacatggctgttagcccctactaaatagcgtgatgcacacacaccaacatcctagttgggaaaatatttaccctgataaaagaaatgtccagtcgtcgacacttattgtttctctcctttgcaagtgtaaactactcttgcgaaagctggcgtcaccccgacagaccagcctcaatttggcataagaaaggagaaagagaataaaggagtacagaggtataagtaggggacctacagcaccatgatttttgagtgctttcactatctatctgctggtcagataagtgacagcctcccaaggcttctgcagctaagagggtccctacgccttgtcccttattcgtctttccgcggaattgagtgaccgatcctggcttggcaccgctggaatcgagagatgcaaggagggtaagaagcacccacacctgatctcctatctttagtgtacacatattttgaaatagagctctatactttgttttctttctttggaattgtggcttcagttttgtaacttgtttgtgtgtgtaacatctctacatttaaataagtaggcactagcaattttgtaaccacatgattagaatctagcttaataaatttttggtaaccatttatgcataagcctgacttgttttctctggtttactgtaaagcagccaacacaattaaagaacctcagccgttttggctctaaagcctggccattaggtgagagtactaagagcctagcgttgagttgtgccgcctccacggggcaaactcttggggcacctgtcagtcaatcctggctgcccgctgcgaaggagctctgagctctagcagttaaagtcacgggtgtggagaggctcttagtgctgccattggggcacctgtcagtcagtattgactgcccgctgcgaaggagctctgagctctagcagttaaagtcacgggtggttaggaccttggggcatccgtcagcctagcccgggctgcccgccgcgaagggacagtgcgtcctagcggttaaagtcacggatggtataaacgggcatagctggcacctcaccaaacatccttggccgtcggctaacagaaattggcgtcacgaacaggattgtgatataggctgcactacagtaacacaatgaaaccagtcatgataaacaccacagaattccctgagctagagaaaagtttgacccaagagggatggggaaaccctctgtggagcaaagaactgctggagaaatattggggaaaaccagcagagatctggcagcatttctgtaactggagaactgcctgcaagatgaagaaagggaaaggaaaaggtgcttgtatatggctgcttactaacgtttggcaagctgcctgtaaggattatcatggtctggcaatagaatttaataggctgcaacaggaaagggacacactgcgcaaggaatgccagaatttagataccagagtaagaacactgaatagggatatggaacatcttcagaaaagattacttcccttaattgagaaagaagggatagaacgaagggaaaaactggagactaaaacacgcagtatcaaccgggctaaagttgagactgctctctggctagaccctgaggaatgggatggagacatttgggattcagcaaatgagtccccctcctctgaggaggaaggtccctctgtaaaattaagaccagctatcacacatcacaaatcagaagaacatgaggaaaatttgagtggggcagagctagatgaagaaggggatgacaattatccatccacctcttcaaaaacaaagaagggaggtaaaaagggaaaagggagtaaagctccaacacactttaccaaaattaccacccgccaatatactcccatggagttaaaaacaatccagggagattttgctaaaaagcctgaggaaggtataatagagtggctggtccgcctctgggacactgggggtggatatatacgcctgacagcccaagaaactgagcgccttaacttaggtgcagggatattcctggaacactcagaggggaacacccctaaaacactttggtctctggcttgtcgatgggcaagaggaatttacccagcagaccgagatgaacccacagtaatgcactggaccaacatagatgaggtaaaaacagctctattaactgtggctgtcattagcatgcttggccaaaaccctcaagagttagcctatgaaagcccatgggagggtcaggtagatgtagatgatctcagacccctgcttaagggagttccgagtaaccacagggctatggcactgtcccttagatcagaagctgcagcacataacagtacctttcgggcactgctaaaccttctggtgtcatactttagagaattcggagacatcagagcactgacaggcaaagctaagatgcgttcccttcagggaaacaagggggcaccatctaaaggacataaaaacaagcgagagccaacccaggaggaaaaggagcttagagccaagttgtggagacaatgtctggctttaggttatcccagagatgtgataaatggactgcccacagagcggctaaaattattcaccacctttaaaagagctgactgggagacaactaatgctactcccagtgcatctctgcagctctctcctctttccccacctgcagacacccggtatactccattgctgcagcaactacaagagttaccagagcagggaaactaacttgcgggggtcaatctcctctcctaataaaccagcttaaatccaaagaggagaaaacaacagcaaaagacccccggatacatgtaactgtaaatgacaaacacattattcctttcttaatggacacaggggctcaaaggtccatgattaagcgagaaagttttcagggcttgccacctactggcggaaaacaggtacttgttacaggggtaaatggcagtaccataacttacccattagttaagataaaactggatatccccttgcaaccccaccatcagccccgaaaatatgaggtgattttgggcaatgccaacatactgggcatggacgttttaagaggaaagaagggaaggattaatggggaaagatgggcttttggagtcagttctgttcctcatgccacccacctggaagaggaaagccctccccactattctgtaaacttacttagcagcgcgcctgctctcccgccctcaacagtaacaaacacaaagcagtataatgtcccagctgaggccataagccctgttactgacctgatcaaagatttggaacagcgaggaattttaattcgtacccactctcgctttaattctcctgtgtggcccatcaagaaaccaaatggcaaatggagactcactatagactataggaagctaaacagtaacactggaccattaactgcagcagtccctagcataacagatattgtaaacaccatacaaacctgggataaaccctggctagcagtattagatgtaaaggacatgttcttcatggtccctttgcaaccagctgaccaggaaagatttgcttttacttggaaaggtgtacaatacacttttacccgaatgccacaagggtttaaacactcacccactatttgccatggggcactggcaaaggtcctagatgaccttatactgccacacaatgtacaaactgtgcaatacattgataacatcttaataggtgggaaaaccccagaagaggtacaggaggctatgaatcaaatcaaaggagcactagaagcccttaatttagagttaccagctgagaaatgccaaggtccctcccaagagataaaattcttaggtactgtatggatgggaggtaggaggtctgtgcctaatgaccctgtgcaagagctaaatcaggcaccctcccctgaaagtaaagatcaattgagacatattttgggaaccctggggttttggagaaaacatgtacctggctttgccattatagccagaccattgtacaatttgttaaagaaaagtgctgcctgggaatgggctcctgcccatgaggaagccctcaggcaactgataggggagatacacacctatcaggctctgggtcccatacatcctgaagccccattccatttgtacctaactgtgggagccactggaatgtcttatgctctctggcaagaaagtgacactgctcccagacgaccaattcagtttggttccaagtcatggcaagggtcacaggctaactacacgccttatgagaaggtgcttctggcagcttacacagccttgagagaaactgaggaattaactcaggataaggacatcacaattcacactcctcttccaatcattaaacctatattggaagggaaagagttaccacctggtgtagcacaaaagatgactatccaaagatgggcactttacatacaccacagggtagggagtgcagacactgcacaaaaccccactatgattcaggaatccctatggaaagtaggaatgcctgatgaataccgcctgcctccacagcagtctcccattaaggatgctgccccatttgatccttctaagcctgagggagtatggttcactgatggcagtgccaggctggtaaaaggaaaatggaagggaaaagctgcagcagtgcctgcagacacctctgcatcacccctaactgctgaaattgatgggtcagcacaacttgcagaattggctgcaattaaactggcctgtgaagcaggagccaccacagtatatacggactcctatgcagtatgggcaggtgccactcagtggatcactaactggaaaaataaccactgggaaataggaggtaaaccagtctggggactggaatactggaagtggttatatcagcatgccctgcaacaacccctgtctataggacatgtctcagctcatcagaggaataataccccagctgcacagttaaacaatttagctgatgcagctgcccagctctttaccacacaagtagaatgggaacgcttatattcatggttacatgataatttaggacacacaggaagtgatgagttagtgcggcaagcacatatcagggggtggcctatcacccacagacaggctagagacctggtacaagcctgcactatttgtgctgagactagaaaacatatagtagaaggacaaaggtttgccaggctaagagatggaaaaacactatgggcaacctggcaggttgactatgtcggaccactgcccactacaaggcagaggtggaaatacatcttgactggagtagaaattgtttcagggattggttttgcatatccaacccgattggcaacagggttgtccacagttatgggactaaaccgcttaacagcaattgtcccaatgcctcaagaaatccaatcagataatggttcgcattttaagaataaacttgtaagggaatggacccttaaccatggagtccaatggaccttccaccttccatatcgacctcaatctaatggcatggtcgagcgatggaatgggttgctaaagaatcacttgaagcctactgatggcacatggggagacagactggacgaagtggtgcagagattaaacaacagacagactcctacaggaagtccaatcagcaggggattcttccctacagggaaagctatctcccctgccagaacaccactgcacagttccaagtatgctcccggagatactgttgtgattaaacacccagccctgggaacctttacctgcgttttgcatgcctataaagagaaaggtgtatggagtgccttaaatgctgataaaaggctaataaccattacagaggcttggatcgcatccaagaccggctgaccatgtgatttattgcaggaatggtcccatcgttccgagcaacctgccagctaac is a genomic window of Lepidochelys kempii isolate rLepKem1 chromosome 1, rLepKem1.hap2, whole genome shotgun sequence containing:
- the LOC140898889 gene encoding tapasin-related protein-like isoform X1, coding for MNVLVSKGPQGRLLVFPAGWNDSSTHDRGEITVLLQKTVTSTNLPLKPCVMTNDELPVELAPGSQLRSVDVVLDCHYIEEAVGGFPGAFAGSFSSDPATLVLRGVSVADDGSLDSVTNYEAPGTDTDSASPIIFEVSETLVPIPYAESLLHADCAGEKVTCEISPYSLHLADEGPSQASWFMGTLKLSSGISIALVLKVSNVREEDERMAVLHPRLKVPISKEGTVLTTVEFQLSSRTPTLRTRLGTSVTLDCSFALASSSPLASLEWRLQYRGSGRRVFHYQAGDVAQAEQSTAHVDVVQLLETGDASLSLQGVGVGDEGTYICLVSTPQHQAQNIIQLQLVEPPRVRLFPELVSREGDGATTLTCEISGYYPLDVSVKWTREAPDDKDKIPISGSSTYFSSHRQAQDGTYGINSYLSINTAIELGPVTYSCHVSHLALEEPITASAQLRTPEQKTSNGLVGTFIATFIFLAALVGLMLRRRKTGKSVKHFSPLPRLRFHSQSSSPAPYGAAGCETQRLE
- the LOC140898889 gene encoding tapasin-related protein-like isoform X5; the encoded protein is MNLGLILICGVLALKAAELPVELAPGSQLRSVDVVLDCHYIEEAVGGFPGAFAGSFSSDPATLVLRGVSVADDGSLDSVTNYEAPGTDTDSASPIIFEVSETLVPIPYAESLLHADCAGEKVTCEISPYSLHLADEGPSQASWFMGTLKLSSGISIALVLKVSNVREEDERMAVLHPRLKVPISKEGTVLTTVEFQLSSRTPTLRTRLGTSVTLDCSFALASSSPLASLEWRLQYRGSGRRVFHYQAGDVAQAEQSTAHVDVVQLLETGDASLSLQGVGVGDEGTYICLVSTPQHQAQNIIQLQLVEPPRVRLFPELVSREGDGATTLTCEISGYYPLDVSVKWTREAPDDKDKIPISGSSTYFSSHRQAQDGTYGINSYLSINTAIELGPVTYSCHVSHLALEEPITASAQLRTPEQKTSNGLVGTFIATFIFLAALVGLMLRRRKTVDPKSEESLETSG
- the LOC140898889 gene encoding tapasin-related protein-like isoform X4 yields the protein MNLGLILICGVLALKAELPVELAPGSQLRSVDVVLDCHYIEEAVGGFPGAFAGSFSSDPATLVLRGVSVADDGSLDSVTNYEAPGTDTDSASPIIFEVSETLVPIPYAESLLHADCAGEKVTCEISPYSLHLADEGPSQASWFMGTLKLSSGISIALVLKVSNVREEDERMAVLHPRLKVPISKEGTVLTTVEFQLSSRTPTLRTRLGTSVTLDCSFALASSSPLASLEWRLQYRGSGRRVFHYQAGDVAQAEQSTAHVDVVQLLETGDASLSLQGVGVGDEGTYICLVSTPQHQAQNIIQLQLVEPPRVRLFPELVSREGDGATTLTCEISGYYPLDVSVKWTREAPDDKDKIPISGSSTYFSSHRQAQDGTYGINSYLSINTAIELGPVTYSCHVSHLALEEPITASAQLRTPEQKTSNGLVGTFIATFIFLAALVGLMLRRRKTGKSVKHFSPLPRLRFHSQSSSPAPYGAAGCETQRLE
- the LOC140898889 gene encoding tapasin-related protein-like isoform X2, with translation MNVLVSKGPQGRLLVFPAGWNDSSTHDRGEITVLLQKTVTSTNLPLKPCVMTNDELPVELAPGSQLRSVDVVLDCHYIEEAVGGFPGAFAGSFSSDPATLVLRGVSVADDGSLDSVTNYEAPGTDTDSASPIIFEVSETLVPIPYAESLLHADCAGEKVTCEISPYSLHLADEGPSQASWFMGTLKLSSGISIALVLKVSNVREEDERMAVLHPRLKVPISKEGTVLTTVEFQLSSRTPTLRTRLGTSVTLDCSFALASSSPLASLEWRLQYRGSGRRVFHYQAGDVAQAEQSTAHVDVVQLLETGDASLSLQGVGVGDEGTYICLVSTPQHQAQNIIQLQLVEPPRVRLFPELVSREGDGATTLTCEISGYYPLDVSVKWTREAPDDKDKIPISGSSTYFSSHRQAQDGTYGINSYLSINTAIELGPVTYSCHVSHLALEEPITASAQLRTPEQKTSNGLVGTFIATFIFLAALVGLMLRRRKTVDPKSEESLETSG
- the LOC140898889 gene encoding tapasin-related protein-like isoform X3; protein product: MNLGLILICGVLALKAAELPVELAPGSQLRSVDVVLDCHYIEEAVGGFPGAFAGSFSSDPATLVLRGVSVADDGSLDSVTNYEAPGTDTDSASPIIFEVSETLVPIPYAESLLHADCAGEKVTCEISPYSLHLADEGPSQASWFMGTLKLSSGISIALVLKVSNVREEDERMAVLHPRLKVPISKEGTVLTTVEFQLSSRTPTLRTRLGTSVTLDCSFALASSSPLASLEWRLQYRGSGRRVFHYQAGDVAQAEQSTAHVDVVQLLETGDASLSLQGVGVGDEGTYICLVSTPQHQAQNIIQLQLVEPPRVRLFPELVSREGDGATTLTCEISGYYPLDVSVKWTREAPDDKDKIPISGSSTYFSSHRQAQDGTYGINSYLSINTAIELGPVTYSCHVSHLALEEPITASAQLRTPEQKTSNGLVGTFIATFIFLAALVGLMLRRRKTGKSVKHFSPLPRLRFHSQSSSPAPYGAAGCETQRLE